Genomic DNA from Acipenser ruthenus chromosome 41, fAciRut3.2 maternal haplotype, whole genome shotgun sequence:
taaagtaccttgctcaagggtacagcagcagtgtcccccacctgggattgaacccacgaccctccggtcaagagtccagagccctaaccactactccacactgctgcccaagtgcAGCGACATCATCATTCTGTTGTTAGTTGTtgatattatacatgtataccatgcaTGAAAAcctttatttacatttattaagattttaacactagaaggaccgaagatatactcatacctagaagccccacagcagtctttctgacggctgtattcaaaacttTCTTATATTGTTTCGTATGTGCTCCACGTCTGCCAACTTGTTTTTGATCATCAGAACAATTTGACGTCACTGGAATGACGAGGAAGAAACCTGTGCTTGACATCTTTTGacatcagaccggaaagggaaaattgtaatgtcggagctggtccgacataggacctcAAAGGGTTAACGCACCCACTGTAAACGTGATAGCTTAAAGCCAGCCGTGAAAGAGACAGCGACCAAGTGGCGAGCTGTCGCCCGGTAACTCTGCGACAGAACCACAGTGTGCTCCTGACACGCATCGGCAATAATGGAAGATAGGCCCGTATGTTTCTGTAGTGCAGAGCTGTGCTGAGGGAGACAGGGCTGGGGTGTAGACAGATCGCTCACAAACACAAACTGCACTGAAACGAGAATGAAAGGTGTTGACTAATTGGTGGGTGACTACCAGATTTTCAAAATCTCTGAAGCttagaaatagttttaaaaaccacacgattattattattattatggtaaagcatagggaagcattgtaaagcacagagaggtctggtaaagcatagggaagcattgtaaagcacagagaggtgtggtaaagcatagggaagcattgtaaaaaagaACTTGGCATTGAAACGCTTTGGCATTACTTAAATTCCCTTACATACCTGGAGACAGATTTTCGAAATGCGTATCCGGGGTGGCAGACTGCAGCTAGAACCGGGTTAGACTGGAAAGAAATGCGTTTTACAAACGGGTTTTGGGGTGAAATATGAATCAAAACAAATACTTTGTAAAGGACAGCCGGTCCTTGACGGTTACGCTTGAGTGGAGTAACATCCGAAAAATGCGTTTCTATTATaaattagtaagataacagaaacGAACTGCAGGCACGCAGTCTCTGAGTCTACTAGCGCATACACACCGCGCACAGAGGCGACGCAGACAAGAGATCACCGGTCTAGCGTCTGAGGGGGAAAAAGCCGATCCATTGATTAGCTCTGTATTGCAGCCACACATGTAGAATGAATGTAATGTTTGGAACTAATGATTGGCGAGCATGGTTAAGATTTGAAACGTGGTGTAGTCTCATTCTGGGCGCGTTAGGGAAGTGAGCAGCTCCGTGAAAGAACGCGCTTAACGGCAAGTCCTGTTCCGCTCCTCCTGAGCGGCTCAGAGCGCAGCACAGCGAGAATGAAACCCGCTCCGAGCCGCTTGGTTACTTAACTGAAATGAATGGGTAGAAACTTTGAACTTAAACGCAAACAAATCAAGTGCAGCGACATCATCATTCTGTTGTTAGTTGTtgatattatacatgtataccatgcaTGAAAAcctttatttacatttattaagATTTTAACACTGGAAGGACCgaagatatactcatacctagaagccccacagcagtctttctgacggctgtattcaaaacttTCTTATATTGTTTCGTATGTGCTCCACGTCTGCCAACTTGTTTTTTTATCATCAGAGCATGCGCATTGAACAATTTGACGTCACTGGAATGACGAGGAAGAAACCTGTGCTTGACATCTTTTGacatcagaccggaaagggaaaattgtaatgtcggagctggtccgacataggactgcaaagggttaacgcACCCACTGTAAACGTGATAGCTAAAAGCCGGCCGTGAAAGAGACAGCGACCAAGTGGCGAGCTGTCGCCCAGTAACTCGGCGACAGAACCACAGTGTGCTCCTGACACGCATCGGCAATAATGGAAGAAGAGAGGCCCGTATGTTTCTGTAGTGCAGAGCTGTGCTGAGGGAGACAGGGCTGGGGTGCAGACAGATCGCTCACAAACACAAACTGCATTGAAACGAGAATGAAAGGTGTTGACTAATTGGGGTGGGTGACTACCAGATTTTCAAAACCTCTGAAGCttagaaatagttttaaaaaccacacgattattattattattattttaaaagaatgtttatGATTTCAATAAGGTGTTTTTATTACTGGTTTAATATTGGCTTCTGCACGACCTCTGCACCTTCGTATAATGTACTTGTGACCTTTCAGCGTGCGTCTAAACATGCAGGCATTCATCAGTCCATCCATCCATTCAGTCACAAAACGggggctgttttgttttttgttttttttatcatgggACGAATTCACCCTGCTCATAATGAACAGCTGCTTGTGAAAGACAGTCAAGTTGACTCGGTGTCTAATGATGTTGGTGAAGTCCCAAGATTGCGTTGGAAAACACATGCGAGAATGGGCCAACGCTGCCGCCTGCTGGTGGAGTTAGAGGATAACAGCATTCATTCGAAAGCCTTTTCCCAGTGAGAGCACgcagtttataaataaataaataaataaataaataaataaataaataaataaataaataaataaataatcttcaaCTCGCTAGCTTTCAACCGTCAATATTCTGTCGGTCACTTGAATGGAATTATtagtactgtaaatatatagatcccccccccccagcagctactaaacagaatcccgtgtgctgccatggacagtgtgaagatggaatctgtccagattaaagaggagttccctgaacttgaacttgtccccattagagtggagttctctgggctggcttccctccccattaaacaggagctctgtgagatgcaatgtgacagcagccagccagaggtctctgagattaaagctgagcacaatgaattggagatattttccaggttccagtccagttTGTTCATGGGTAAAATTTTCCacggtgtctctaattactgtgtatttgcatactagttacttagtaaatacgtgtaattacaatgtatgtatgcatagttacagggggcagcagtgtggagtagtggttagggctctggactcttgaccggagggtcgtgggttcaatccccagtagggaacactgctgctgtacccttgagcaaggtactttacctagattactccagtaaaaaaaacaactgtataaatgggtaattgtatgtaaaaaaaataatgtgatatttttataatgcaaaataatgtgatatcttctaacaattggaagtcgccctggataagggtgtctaagaaataaataataataatgtacttaatgtgaaaACACATGTCCATGGTTTTTCGCGGAGAGGCACACGTTAACTTTGACCCTAACTCAGTCACAGCACCTAGACAGCGGTGTTAAACTCCAGTCCTCTATCGTGAGATCGGTATAGAGTATACTGCAGTACAGCGCTCTCTTCTCTGTCAAAACAAACGCAGCCCTGCAGCACTGAAAGTGCAACGGCCAATAAACAAATGAGCAAACTGAAGCTGTAAACCAACGCCCACCCTCTACAGCCAGGCTGTCCTGCCTCCACCCCAAGCCTGGCCCCTCTTGGCACGCATTGTGAAAttgagaacgagagagagagaaaagcagacatacagacacagaggCACTTACACAGGGAGCGCACGCAACCCCACACTGACAAGACTCCAGCGAGCTATCGCCGAGGAACGCGTTTTCAGAGATGAGTAAGCAAAATCCAGGCTACCCCGGGCAGTACCCCGAAAAAAGCGACTTTGCCGATTCCCCTCCCGCTTACCAAGATCCCGGGATGGCTGGGTATCAGACGAGCTACCCCGGGCCTCAGCAGTACGTCGCATATCCCCCCGGACAGGGACCCTACCCTCCAGCACAGCCCTACCCGTCCCCCCAGGGCCAGTACCCCATGGGGCAGGGGCCGGCGGTCACTATGCAGCCCGCAATTTACGTGCAAAGGGCCCCTCTGGTTCACCCCATGCCTGACTATTTGGGGTACTCCATTTTCACCATGCTGTGCTGTTGTCTTCCATTGGGGATCGCCGCTCTTATTTACTCAATTTCGGtaagtagacttttttttttttctaaatctgattctaaacgatgcccaAGTTACATAGCATATTGTTTACTTAGTGGCAGTAGAATTTGTACTGGTATTTTACAATGAAAAGTAAAATACTGcgttattaaaacacatttttaaagttataaaaTGATGAATAAACATCGTAATAGTTTTGTTTCCCGttaacacacactatatatatatatataatgtgtgtgtgtgtgtgagagagagagagagagacaaactcattcgtgtaccgcccACGTTCACAAACCTTTCACACAGGTGCTTATCCAAAacgccacagaatataaaagaaaatattttctgtttagtaataGTCGTCAACCATTTTGAGTAAGAGACGAACCGAAGTCCATTGGTTGCTGTTTGCTGTTTGCAGACTGGGTGGGTCGCACGCTCAGGATGGCGCAATTctatcctgaattaaaaaaaaaaaattacaattaaaaatcttattaaaaacacGAAACACAACGCGTATAATGTAGAGGGGCTTCAGTTAGGGCTAGTTACAGGTAAATAATTCCGTTTAGGGGCTCTGTGACGTCATCAATTCCAAgtctttttactgtttgtatgtCATGTACTATCtctgccctgtatttcactgtatttaaatgcattgtttctcACTATCTTGacaagcgctttgtgatggccGTCCATTATGagaggcactatataaaataaatattgatgtgTAATACACGGATACCCTTGCGATGCTAATAAAGTAGATGATGTTCAGcgatagtttttttgtttgtttttttttaaacatagtgtcaGTGTTGTACAGatgttctgtgtcgttatccgtcgCTTCTGCTTtgtttggatgattgcctttatgccttttgttttaatttcccgttcctctccagtttctgtgAAATACGAATGTACCAGCCTGACGTCATTTTTTAAACGTATTCTTATTTGGTtggtcattaatgaacatttctgtactgtgggtgttgtcgagtgattgaaaacgagacatcttgtgtttgaattgaaagcgagggtctcgaggagtcgaatgggtcaaactTCAAGCATAGTTTCCTCGAGAGGAATTATCAcgtttttttcgaatggctcaggatgcaaatatagccttcatccatgtgtgtgtgtgtgtgtatatatacacacacgtgtgtgtgtacataatatatatatatacacacacacacacacacacataacattACTGAACCGCTAAATAATCCTGTAGGAGACTTTCATTCACACTTTACAAATGAGAATGTTTTCCTTTAAATACACATTCTTACAGTAACTCTGTGAGTCGAGCATTAATCTTAACCCTGTCAAGATCTTTTCACCTTCCCCTCAGAGTCTAGAAATCGCTTTAATACAGTGATAAACCACTATGTGTAATTGTAAAATCGTGACAGCGAGAGATTTCTCTTCTACGGTGCACATGTAGATTTGCTGAGCGCTGCTGTCTTCTTGAGACAGTCCATATGCTGTATATCCTTTTGCCATGTGAAACAGTGTCGTTCATACAAGAAAGACAATGTTGTGGATTCCAATATTAGAGTTTGGAGAAATATGGCTTGTGGAAGGTCCCAACTAATTAATTAGCACTACTGTctagaagtctggtaaagcataggcaagcattgtaaagcacagagaggtctggtaaagcatagggaagcattgtaaagcacagagaggtgtggtaaagcatagggaagcattgtaaagcacagagaggtgtggtaaagcatagggaagcattgtaaagcacagagaggtctggtaaagcatagggaagcattgtaaagcacagagaggttcaaatcccacctcatccactgactcattgtgtgaccctgagcaagtcactttactccttgtgctccgcctttcgggtgagacattattgtaagtgactctgcagctgatgcatagttcacacaccctagtctctgtaagtcgccttggataaaggcgtctgctaaataaacaaattataatgaTAATGATCATAATAATCAGTAGCAGCCCGGACTGGCAGCCACACTGGGTTGAGCGGTGCAGGGAAACATGTCAGAAGACCTCATTTTGGATTGCAGCCACGGTCTCTGAATGACTCACGCGAGGCGCAGTGCAGTAGCACTGCATCCACAGCGTTTAAGACCAGTTTATCACAAAACATGCTCCTGGTTTTCAGAGAGCCACATTCAAGGATCTGCAGGATCTGAATGGCTGACAAGCATGTCAATCTAGGGgaaaagcagctgattggttcgTGACAGGACAGGCGCCCCCAAAGGAGGTTGGGGGAGAATTATCTATCACTCTCCATGCAAGACTATCAGAAATCAGGGCTTGCAAACGGAGAATGTTTGAAAACAAGTGAAAATACAGTGCGTGTCTGAGGAATGGATTTCTGTTCAAAACTGCTTGTATGAGACCGATATTCTGTCTCCTTGTTTATTTAATAGTTAATCTGAGGATATACGGTTCATGGAAAGTATTCACATCAACAGATTTTCCCTAAAACTAACTAGTATGAATGTAAAAAAACCCagcatatttaaaatgat
This window encodes:
- the LOC131709068 gene encoding calcium-binding protein P-like, with translation MSKQNPGYPGQYPEKSDFADSPPAYQDPGMAGYQTSYPGPQQYVAYPPGQGPYPPAQPYPSPQGQYPMGQGPAVTMQPAIYVQRAPLVHPMPDYLGYSIFTMLCCCLPLGIAALIYSISTRDANNMGNEELAKKNSRLARNLNHTGLGIGIAILILWIAYVAFAASHH